The genomic DNA ATAATATCCCATAATTCTCAACTCCCAAATACCTAACTAAATAAATAGTGTATACTAAACTGATCAGATAGCTTAAAATTTGGGAAGTGAAGAGAGAACCAATGTTTTTTGCAAATCTTTGTATTGCATTCATTAAAGACTTCTTTGTGTGATCTTAGATTTAAAAACTTGTTTAATCTCATCCAAATTTATAAATCTCGTCAAATAATCTACAAATAATTTATAAAAAAGAAATAATAAACCCCATTGCTATTTAAATTAAACTATAATAGTCCATTCAACAGTTTAATGATATTTTAAATGTGACATGATACATCGAATTAATTTTATGATAATCTGAAAATTCTATAGAATGGAATAATTTTAATCAAAGAATTAAATGTGGATAAATAAATATACTAAAGTAAAGACATAAACGAGGAGTATTATGGAGAAATATGATAATTTCAATACAGATCCTTACAGTATGCATATGAAAATTACCGAATTTGTAGAGGATCAAAAAAAGGTTCTCGATGTTGGATGTGCATATGGTAATCTAGCTGAGGTAATGTCATCTAATAAATGCGAAGTTGTTGGTGTTGAAATTTCTCCTAAAGCAGGTAAAAAGGCAAAAAAATATTGTAAAGAAGTAATAATTGGAGATGTAGAATCAGTTGAATTATTACCAGAATATATTGATTATTTTGATTACCTTATCTTTGCAGATATTTTAGAACATCTTAAAAATCCACTTAAAGTTTTAAAAAGGTATAAAAAATATTTAAAGGATGATGGATGTATTGTAATTTCTTTACCCAACATAACCAACTGGAGAATGAGATTGAAAATTTTATTCGGAAATTTTGAATACAAAGATACGGGAATATTGGATAGTGGTCATCTTCGTTTTTTTACCGAAAAAAGTGCAAAAAAAATGTTATCTGATGCAGGTTATGAAATTATTAAATTTGATTTAACAGGTTTAGAATCACCATTAGGATCTAAGATCATGCATAAAATCGGGACTCTACGGCCAAGTCTTTTAGCATATCAATTTTTAATAATAGCTAAAAAAAAGGTATGATGATAAATAAACATTTAAATTAATTATCAAGAATACTAAGATAAAAGAAACTCTTTTGATAAAATTTGAATTCTGGAAAAACCGA from Methanobacterium spitsbergense includes the following:
- a CDS encoding class I SAM-dependent methyltransferase → MEKYDNFNTDPYSMHMKITEFVEDQKKVLDVGCAYGNLAEVMSSNKCEVVGVEISPKAGKKAKKYCKEVIIGDVESVELLPEYIDYFDYLIFADILEHLKNPLKVLKRYKKYLKDDGCIVISLPNITNWRMRLKILFGNFEYKDTGILDSGHLRFFTEKSAKKMLSDAGYEIIKFDLTGLESPLGSKIMHKIGTLRPSLLAYQFLIIAKKKV